In one Neobacillus sp. WH10 genomic region, the following are encoded:
- the rfbD gene encoding dTDP-4-dehydrorhamnose reductase — protein MRVVVTGAAGQLGQDVMKELSRRKYQAFGTDRHQLDITNEANVQEYIHEVKPDVILHCAAYTNVDAAEENEELAYQINTGGTENLARAAKQVGAKMLYISTDYVFDGTASEPYEVNEPTKPLGAYGRTKLSGEQLLQQNLEEFFIVRTAWVFGVYGNNFVKTMIRLGEERGEVGVVHDQVGSPTYTVDLAKFMIELMETEKYGIYHATNSGICSWYEFAVEIFKQASLNVVVNPLTTDQFPRPAARPKYSVLSKKKIVEQGLTPLRDWKEGLAAYLEESKR, from the coding sequence ATGAGGGTAGTTGTAACAGGTGCGGCCGGTCAATTAGGTCAAGATGTCATGAAAGAACTATCTAGGAGAAAGTATCAAGCATTTGGCACCGATCGTCATCAATTAGATATAACAAATGAAGCAAATGTTCAGGAGTATATTCATGAAGTGAAACCCGATGTCATTCTCCATTGTGCTGCCTACACAAATGTAGATGCAGCGGAAGAAAATGAAGAACTTGCCTATCAAATCAATACGGGTGGTACTGAAAACTTAGCAAGAGCGGCTAAGCAAGTAGGAGCCAAAATGTTATATATTAGTACAGACTATGTATTTGATGGAACTGCTTCTGAACCATACGAAGTGAATGAGCCTACAAAACCATTAGGCGCCTATGGAAGAACAAAGCTTTCTGGTGAACAATTACTGCAACAGAATTTAGAAGAATTCTTTATTGTGCGGACTGCATGGGTATTTGGTGTATATGGAAATAATTTTGTTAAAACCATGATCCGACTAGGTGAGGAGAGAGGAGAAGTTGGTGTTGTTCATGACCAAGTGGGTTCACCAACCTATACTGTTGACTTAGCTAAGTTTATGATTGAATTAATGGAGACAGAAAAATATGGTATTTATCATGCGACCAATAGTGGCATTTGTTCATGGTATGAATTTGCCGTAGAAATCTTTAAACAAGCGAGCTTAAATGTGGTGGTTAATCCATTAACAACCGATCAATTCCCACGGCCTGCTGCAAGACCAAAATATTCTGTTTTAAGTAAGAAAAAAATTGTGGAGCAGGGTCTAACTCCGCTTAGAGACTGGAAAGAAGGCTTAGCCGCTTATTTAGAGGAATCAAAAAGATAA
- the rfbB gene encoding dTDP-glucose 4,6-dehydratase, producing MKLLVTGGAGFIGSNFVRYMVNKYPNYQIVNLDLLTYAGNLENLKDIEKAPNYTFVRGDIADREFINGLFQTEKFDYVLNFAAESHVDRSITDPGIFVQTNIQGTLALLDAAKTFGVAKYLQVSTDEVYGTLGETGYFTEETPLAANSPYSASKAGADLLVRAYHETFGLPVNITRCSNNYGPFHFPEKLIPLMIINALHDKELPIYGDGLNIRDWLHVEDHCQAIDLVLHNGRDGEVYNVGGNNERTNIDIVKTILKQLGKPESLMKFVKDRPGHDRRYAIDATKLRTELGWSPKYNFDTGIEQTINWYLNNEEWWKNIISGEYQEYVKSQYGDRLGVVE from the coding sequence ATGAAGTTATTAGTTACAGGCGGAGCTGGTTTTATCGGCAGTAATTTTGTCCGCTATATGGTAAATAAATATCCCAATTATCAAATTGTTAATCTTGACTTATTGACTTATGCAGGGAATCTTGAGAATTTAAAGGATATTGAAAAGGCACCAAATTATACGTTTGTCCGTGGTGATATTGCTGATCGCGAATTTATTAATGGACTTTTTCAAACTGAAAAGTTTGATTATGTATTAAACTTTGCTGCCGAATCACATGTTGACCGCAGTATCACAGACCCAGGGATTTTTGTTCAGACCAATATCCAGGGAACCCTTGCATTATTAGATGCAGCGAAAACATTTGGCGTCGCTAAATACCTCCAAGTATCAACTGATGAAGTATATGGTACGTTAGGCGAAACAGGTTATTTTACAGAAGAAACACCATTAGCAGCGAACAGTCCTTATAGTGCAAGTAAGGCTGGTGCTGACCTGTTGGTTCGTGCCTACCACGAGACATTTGGTTTGCCAGTTAACATTACACGCTGTTCTAATAACTATGGACCATTTCATTTCCCTGAGAAACTAATTCCATTAATGATCATCAATGCTTTACATGATAAAGAGCTCCCAATTTACGGTGATGGCTTAAACATCCGTGACTGGCTCCATGTGGAGGATCATTGCCAAGCAATTGATCTTGTTCTTCACAATGGACGTGATGGTGAGGTATACAATGTTGGTGGAAATAATGAACGGACGAATATTGATATCGTTAAAACCATCTTAAAACAGCTCGGAAAGCCTGAATCATTAATGAAGTTTGTCAAGGACCGTCCAGGACATGATCGCCGCTATGCCATTGATGCAACAAAATTGCGTACAGAGCTAGGCTGGTCTCCAAAATATAATTTTGATACAGGAATTGAACAGACAATCAATTGGTATTTAAATAACGAAGAGTGGTGGAAAAATATCATTTCCGGTGAGTATCAAGAATATGTAAAATCCCAATATGGTGACAGATTAGGGGTAGTGGAATGA